A region of the Candidatus Omnitrophota bacterium genome:
GTCAGAATAACGTTCGAGAAGGTGCTTCCTTCGTTGACGCTGTGCGTCAGCATTATCCTGTTCTGGTTACTTATGTTCATCACGGTCATTATGCCCAGTATAGAGAATAATATGAAAAAGAGCATTATTATGCTGCGGGCGCTCAAGGAGTTATTTATATTTTTTATCACTGCTTCCTCCTTAAGAGCATTTTTACCCGCGCCAGCAGCTTATCGCTGTCAAAAGGTTTGGTCAGGTAATCGTCCGCCCCGGCGTCAAGGCCCTGCAGCTCGCTTTCCTTATCCTCCCTGGCGGTCAAAAGGATGACCGGGATCACCGCGGTCTCCAGTTTCGACCGTAAAGCCTTAACCTCTTCAAACCCGTTCATTTTGGGCATAGTAACGTCGCTAATGACCAGATCCGGCTTTTCCTTATTACAGAACGCCACTGCCTCCTGACCATCCCTGGCCTTGACCACCCGATAGCCCGCGTCGGTGAGCCTTTTTTCCAGGATCTTCAGTATATCTTCCTCATCGTCTACAATAAGTATCTTTATATCCTTGCCGGCCTGCGCCGACCTAAGGACAGCTTCTTCCTCCGAGGCGGCGCCGACTATGTTGAAGATCTCTTCCAGAGTAGTGATCCCCGCGGATACTTTCTCCAGGCCTGCTCTGGCCAAAGTCTTCAGGCCGCTCTTCTTTGCCTCCGACAGAATCTCGTCTTCCGCGAACCTCTGGGCGATCATCCCCCGTATCTTTTCGCTGATCCTGAATATCTCAAAAATCGCGGTCCTGCCCAGAAAACCGGTGAATCCGCAATAGCTGCAGCCCGAACCATGATAGAACTCCTTTATACCAAGCTGGTCTATATGGCTTTTAAATAGGCTTAACAAGTGCCCATCCGGTTGATATTTCTCTTTGCAATGCGGGCAGATCATCTTGACCAGCCTCTGGGCCACGACAAGGATCAACGCAGAAGATATCAGATACGGCTCCAGACCTATATCCACCAAACGGGTTATTGAGGCAACCGCGTTATTCGTATGCAGCGTGGATAATACCAGGTGCCCGGTCAAAGAAGCCTGGAAAGCCATTTCTGCTGTCTCCTTGTCCCTTATCTCGCCTATCAGGATAACATTCGGGTCCTGCCGCAGAATGCTCTTTAAGGCGTTGGCAAAAGTAAGATCCTTGACCGGATTTACCTGCATCTGGTTCAAGCCATCGATCAGATATTCTATGGGGTCTTCTATAGTAATTATATTATTTTTCTCTGTTTTAACGACATTAAGAGTGGCATAAAGAGTGGAAGTCTTGCCCGACCCTGTGGGCCCGGTGACCAGGATCAACCCTTGAGCGGCAGTGATCGCCTGTTTATAGATATCCAGATCCGGGCCTTGAAAACCCATACTTTCCAGCCCGGTTTTTGCCGCCTGAATATCCAACAACCTCATCTCGATCTTTTCCCCGTAAAAAGTAGGTATAGTCGAGACCCGCAGATCGACCTTCCTGCCGTTGACCGATATCTTAATCCTTCCATCCTGGGGCTTGCGGTTCTCCGCGGTATCCAACTGCGCCAGGACCTTCAAACGCGCGGCCAGCGAAGAATGCAGGCTGACCGGAAGGTCCATAATATTGCGCAGGTCGCCGTCTATCCTGTACCTGACCTTGACCGTCTTCTCCTGAGACTCGATATGGATATCGCTGGCCCTTTGTTTTACCGCGTCGCTCAAAATAAGGTTGCAAATCTTTACTGCCGGGACATCTTCGGATCTTTGCGCCCGCTCATCCAAAAAGAATTCAGACGCGTCTTCGGTAACGATCTCGACCTTATCCGCTCCCATGACATTCTTCAGGATGTCATAAATATTATCCTCCGCCTGATAATATTTCTTAATGTGATTGTTTATCTCGCTCTTGGCGGCCAGTAGCGGCTTTACGCTCATTCCCGTGTTCAACCTTATATCATCCAGGGCCATAATATCCTGGGGATCGCTCATCGCCAATACCAGCGCGTCACCCTCCTTGCGCAAGGGCAATATCCCGTAACGCATAGCCAGTTCATACGGGACCAGCCTGACAGCAGAAGGGTCTATTGTTTCCTTGCTCAACTGCGTAACAGGCATATTGAATATCTTGGATGAAGCGCTGACCAGCTGCTCCTCCGCGATAAAACCCATCTCCACTAATAATTCCTGAAGCGGCTTCTTAGCGCCGATGCGCTTGATCCTGGCGTCGTTAAGCTGTTCCGCCGTTATGAGCCCTTCCCTGATAAGCTCGTCGATCAAAACAGTCATATTGTTAGGTCCTTGGTTTATCCAACAGCGCCTTAATGGCAGCCATCAGGGCTTGGGGGTCATAAGGTTTTTCGATATAGGCATCAGCCCCGTCGCTAAGGACCTTCTTCTTGTATTCCGGGTCCGTCACTCCGGTAAGCACAATGACCGGGATGTATCTGACCTGATTGGATAATCTAATGTTCTTTAAGACCGCCTGTCCACCGCCCGCGGGCAGCATCAGATCCAGGATGATCAAATCAGGCGGGGTTTTATGGATCATTGCTATACCCTGATAAGCGTCCTGAGCCGCCATTACCTCAAAGCCCTCCTGGGCCAACCTTTTATGCAATACCTTCACAACATCCAGGTCGTCCTCAATGATCATTATATTGCGCATCTCTATTTGATCCTTTTTTTAAAAGCAAACAAAAAGGGAACGGATCGTTTAAAAGCGTTCCGTTCCCTCAAAAATCCCGCGTTTCTCATAAATACCACCGTGGCTTGCGCTATTTTTCGCAGGGTATATTGACCGGCACATTCCAGATATCCCTGGCGTATTCCTGTATCGTCCGGTCGCTGGAGAACCTGCCGCACTTGGCGACGTTGAAGATCGACTTCTCCAGCCACAGCCGTTTATTGCGGTAAAGCTCGCTGACCTTGTCCTGCGCCTGGCAATACGGATCGAAATCGGCGCAGAGGAAATAACGGTCGTAATAAAGCAGGCTTTCCACTATCGGGACGAACAACCCGTAATTGACGTGCGAAAAAAAGTTGCTCTGGATAAGACGGATGATCTCTTTAAGCACGGGCGAACGGTCGATATATTCCTGCGGATTGTACCCCCTGGCCTGCAGTTTGCCGACCTCTTCCACGTTAAGTCCGAAGGTGAATATATTATCCTCGCCCACTGCCTCGGCTATCTCGATATTCGCCCCGTCCAGCGTGCCGATGGTCAACGCCCCATTCATCATAAATTTCATACAGCCGGTCCCCGACGCCTCTGTCCCGGCGGTGGATATCTGTTCGGAAAGATCGGATGCCGGGAATATTTTCTCAGCCAGGGATACCCGGTAATTCTCCAGAAAGACCACTTTTATCCGGTCATTGACGGTCTTGTCCTGATTGATCACCTCGGCCACGCTGCTGATGAATTTAATGATCATCTTCGCCATATAATAACCGGGGGCTGCCTTGCCTCCCAGGATGAATGTCCTGGGCACGATATCCGCGTTAGGATCGTTCTTTATCTTAAGGTACTGCGAGATAATAAACAAGGCGAAAAGAAGCTGGCGTTTATATTCATGGATCCTTTTCACCTGGACATCGAACATAGATTCGGTATTTACCGCTATTCCGGTGGTCTTGTGGATATAATCCGCCAGGAAATGCTTGTTCTCCAGCTTGACCTCGTCCCACTTGTTCCGAAAGGCCTGTTCCATCTTGAAAGGAAGGAGCTTCTCAAGTTGGCACAGGTCCACTGTCCATTTCTCGCCGATAACCTCCGAGA
Encoded here:
- the tadA gene encoding Flp pilus assembly complex ATPase component TadA, with product MTVLIDELIREGLITAEQLNDARIKRIGAKKPLQELLVEMGFIAEEQLVSASSKIFNMPVTQLSKETIDPSAVRLVPYELAMRYGILPLRKEGDALVLAMSDPQDIMALDDIRLNTGMSVKPLLAAKSEINNHIKKYYQAEDNIYDILKNVMGADKVEIVTEDASEFFLDERAQRSEDVPAVKICNLILSDAVKQRASDIHIESQEKTVKVRYRIDGDLRNIMDLPVSLHSSLAARLKVLAQLDTAENRKPQDGRIKISVNGRKVDLRVSTIPTFYGEKIEMRLLDIQAAKTGLESMGFQGPDLDIYKQAITAAQGLILVTGPTGSGKTSTLYATLNVVKTEKNNIITIEDPIEYLIDGLNQMQVNPVKDLTFANALKSILRQDPNVILIGEIRDKETAEMAFQASLTGHLVLSTLHTNNAVASITRLVDIGLEPYLISSALILVVAQRLVKMICPHCKEKYQPDGHLLSLFKSHIDQLGIKEFYHGSGCSYCGFTGFLGRTAIFEIFRISEKIRGMIAQRFAEDEILSEAKKSGLKTLARAGLEKVSAGITTLEEIFNIVGAASEEEAVLRSAQAGKDIKILIVDDEEDILKILEKRLTDAGYRVVKARDGQEAVAFCNKEKPDLVISDVTMPKMNGFEEVKALRSKLETAVIPVILLTAREDKESELQGLDAGADDYLTKPFDSDKLLARVKMLLRRKQ
- a CDS encoding response regulator transcription factor is translated as MRNIMIIEDDLDVVKVLHKRLAQEGFEVMAAQDAYQGIAMIHKTPPDLIILDLMLPAGGGQAVLKNIRLSNQVRYIPVIVLTGVTDPEYKKKVLSDGADAYIEKPYDPQALMAAIKALLDKPRT